One genomic region from Gemmobacter aquarius encodes:
- a CDS encoding acetamidase/formamidase family protein — protein sequence MCKACNYTIHGAQHHFGWDNSIAPVLRAEPGSTILFHCNDSSAGQLGPSSTVADVGTLDFGKINPVSGPIYIEGAEPGDAVKVTIESFAPRSFDGAGFGWTANIPGFGLLADQFTEPALKVWKYDPATMEPALWSDVARVPLKPFAGTIGNALAEAGLHSVVPPRRVGGNLDIRDLNAGTTLYLPVEVAGALFSVGDTHAAQGDGEVCGTAIESPMDVVLTLDLVKGAHLKTPRFTTPGPVTRHLDAKGYEVTTGIGPDLMSAARDAVANMVDFLCATRQMAAVDAYMLVSTCGDLRISEIVDMPNWVVSFYFPRCVFE from the coding sequence ATGTGCAAAGCCTGCAACTACACGATCCACGGCGCGCAGCATCACTTCGGGTGGGATAACTCTATCGCACCCGTGCTGCGGGCCGAACCGGGGTCGACGATCCTGTTCCATTGCAACGATTCCTCGGCGGGCCAGTTAGGCCCGTCGTCGACCGTGGCGGATGTGGGCACGCTCGATTTCGGTAAGATCAACCCGGTGTCGGGGCCGATCTATATCGAGGGGGCAGAGCCGGGCGATGCGGTCAAGGTGACGATTGAAAGCTTTGCGCCGCGTTCGTTCGACGGGGCCGGATTTGGCTGGACGGCGAATATTCCGGGGTTCGGGTTGTTGGCCGATCAGTTTACCGAGCCTGCGTTGAAGGTCTGGAAATACGATCCCGCCACCATGGAGCCTGCGCTTTGGTCGGATGTGGCGCGGGTGCCGTTGAAGCCCTTTGCCGGGACCATCGGCAATGCGCTGGCGGAAGCCGGGCTTCATTCGGTCGTGCCGCCGCGTCGGGTGGGCGGGAACCTCGATATCCGCGATCTGAACGCGGGGACGACGCTCTACCTGCCGGTCGAAGTGGCAGGCGCCTTGTTCAGCGTGGGCGATACCCATGCGGCGCAGGGCGACGGCGAGGTGTGCGGGACGGCCATCGAGTCGCCCATGGATGTGGTGCTGACGCTCGATCTGGTGAAGGGGGCGCATCTGAAGACGCCGCGTTTCACCACGCCGGGGCCGGTGACGCGGCATCTGGACGCCAAGGGCTATGAGGTGACGACGGGGATCGGGCCTGACCTGATGAGCGCTGCCCGCGATGCGGTGGCGAACATGGTCGATTTCCTGTGCGCCACGCGCCAGATGGCGGCGGTGGATGCCTATATGCTGGTGTCGACCTGCGGCGATCTGCGGATTTCCGAGATCGTCGATATGCCGAACTGGGTGGTCAGCTTCTACTTCCCGCGCTGCGTGTTCGAATGA
- a CDS encoding ABC transporter permease, which translates to MAGYFLRRIVQAVLILLGVSFITFFLLYVLPADPVRQIAGRSATAATVENIRQQLGLDQPFIVQYGRYLAGLVQGDLGRSYLQKTEVAELIASRLPATLQLMLAGIAAELVLGLGMGIAAALLRGRVADQVLMMTSFVTVSAPQFVVSLLLLYVFAVKLGWFPIGGYGTLWHLVLPALTLGILGSGWYSRMMRSSMIDVLRADFIRTARAKGLTQSRVVLRHALPNAILPIIAMIGIDIGIFMGGIVVVESVFGWPGIGQLAWQAIQRVDIPIIMGVTLVSACAIVLGNLLADVLAPFVDPRIRLR; encoded by the coding sequence ATGGCGGGGTATTTTCTGCGGCGGATCGTGCAGGCGGTGCTGATCTTGCTGGGGGTGAGTTTCATCACCTTCTTCCTGCTTTACGTGCTGCCCGCCGATCCGGTGCGCCAGATTGCGGGGCGGTCGGCCACGGCGGCGACGGTCGAGAATATCCGCCAGCAGTTGGGGTTGGATCAGCCTTTCATCGTGCAATACGGGCGCTATCTGGCGGGGCTGGTGCAGGGCGATCTGGGGCGGTCCTATCTGCAAAAGACCGAAGTGGCCGAGCTTATCGCCTCACGCCTGCCTGCCACCTTGCAGTTGATGCTGGCCGGGATTGCGGCGGAACTGGTGCTGGGCTTGGGCATGGGGATCGCGGCTGCACTGCTGCGGGGCCGTGTGGCGGATCAGGTCTTGATGATGACCAGTTTCGTGACCGTATCCGCGCCGCAATTCGTGGTGAGCCTGCTGCTCTTATACGTCTTTGCGGTCAAGCTGGGCTGGTTTCCCATCGGCGGTTACGGGACGCTTTGGCATCTGGTGCTGCCTGCGCTGACCTTGGGCATCCTCGGGTCGGGGTGGTATTCCCGCATGATGCGCTCAAGCATGATCGACGTTCTGCGCGCCGATTTCATCCGCACCGCGCGGGCCAAGGGGCTGACGCAAAGCCGTGTGGTGCTGCGCCATGCGCTGCCCAACGCGATCTTGCCGATCATCGCCATGATCGGGATCGACATCGGGATTTTCATGGGCGGGATCGTGGTGGTCGAGAGTGTGTTCGGCTGGCCGGGGATCGGGCAGCTCGCGTGGCAGGCGATCCAGCGGGTCGATATTCCGATCATCATGGGTGTGACGCTGGTTTCGGCCTGCGCCATCGTCTTGGGTAACCTTTTGGCCGATGTTCTGGCCCCTTTTGTCGATCCGCGCATCCGGCTTCGGTGA
- a CDS encoding ABC transporter permease, giving the protein MTDGTVVDAGRPAGAFARLMKRKMAVVGLVLIAVVVLGAVLAPLIAPYAPDEQLFDGLTLEGAPLPPDATFIFGTDLLGRDLFTRILYGAQTSLIIGVVANGLALLIGTVVGIVAGYFRGWVGSVLMRFTDLMMAFPALLLAICLAAIFQPSLWIVAMVIALVNWVQTARVIYTETTSLATRDFIAAERTLGAGTGRILFKHILPHLVPTIIVWGTLGISTTVLLEATLSFLGVGVQPPTPSWGNIIFENQTYFQAAPWLVFIPGAAIILLALAFNLVGDALRDVLDPTQRGRD; this is encoded by the coding sequence ATGACCGACGGAACCGTGGTTGACGCGGGCCGCCCTGCGGGGGCGTTCGCGCGGCTGATGAAGCGGAAGATGGCGGTGGTCGGGCTGGTCCTGATTGCCGTGGTGGTGCTGGGCGCGGTGCTCGCGCCGTTGATTGCGCCCTATGCGCCGGACGAGCAGCTGTTCGACGGGCTGACGCTGGAAGGTGCGCCCTTGCCGCCCGATGCGACGTTCATCTTTGGCACCGATTTGCTGGGGCGCGATCTTTTCACGCGGATTTTGTATGGCGCGCAGACGAGCCTGATCATCGGAGTGGTGGCCAACGGGCTGGCGCTGCTGATCGGCACGGTTGTCGGCATCGTTGCGGGGTATTTCAGGGGCTGGGTCGGGTCGGTGCTGATGCGGTTCACCGACCTGATGATGGCCTTTCCGGCGCTTTTGTTGGCGATATGCCTCGCGGCGATCTTCCAGCCGTCGCTCTGGATCGTGGCGATGGTGATCGCGCTGGTGAACTGGGTGCAGACGGCGCGGGTGATCTATACCGAGACGACAAGTCTGGCGACGCGCGATTTCATCGCCGCCGAGCGGACGCTGGGGGCGGGGACGGGGCGGATTTTGTTCAAGCATATCCTGCCGCATCTGGTGCCGACGATCATCGTCTGGGGCACGCTGGGGATTTCGACGACGGTGCTGCTGGAGGCGACGCTGAGTTTCCTCGGGGTTGGCGTGCAGCCGCCGACGCCAAGCTGGGGGAACATCATCTTCGAGAACCAGACCTATTTTCAGGCAGCCCCCTGGCTGGTGTTCATTCCGGGGGCGGCGATCATCTTGCTCGCGCTGGCGTTCAACCTTGTGGGCGATGCGCTGCGCGATGTGCTCGACCCGACGCAGCGGGGGCGTGACTGA
- a CDS encoding ABC transporter substrate-binding protein, which translates to MKKWLTSTALVLTLALPVAAQDYTPSPDAKAGGSITVTYKDDVATLDPAIGYDWQNWSMIKSLFDGLMDYVPGTTELRPGLAESYEISPDGLVYTFKLRAGVKFHNGREMTAEDVKYSLGRVTDPATQSPGAGFFGSIAGFDAAGPDGLSGVEVTGPLTVKITLSRPDATFLHVMALNFASVVPKEAVDEAGADFGKKPVGTGAYKLEEWTLGQRLVFAKNADYWRAGVPFLDSVVFEVGQEPVVALLRLQNGEVDVPGDGIPPAKFQEVMGDPAQAAHVVVGGQLHTGYITLNVKMAPFDNLDVRKAVNMAINKDRIVQIINGRAVPATQPLPPSMPGYTEGYAGYAYDVEGAKKLLADAGLADGFETEMYVMNTDPNPRIAQAIQQDLAAIGIKVNIQSLAQANVIEAGGAGTAPMIWSGGMAWIADFPDPSNFYGPILGCAGAGDGGWNWSKFCDEALDAKATEADSMADPAKVEERLKLWSDVYTGVMEQAPWVPVFNEERYTMKSDRMGGEDALYVDPVSIPVNYDYVWVKQ; encoded by the coding sequence ATGAAGAAATGGCTTACCTCGACCGCTCTGGTGCTGACGCTGGCTTTGCCCGTGGCGGCGCAAGACTATACGCCCAGCCCCGATGCCAAGGCGGGCGGTTCGATCACGGTGACCTACAAGGATGACGTGGCGACGCTTGATCCGGCGATTGGCTACGACTGGCAGAACTGGTCGATGATCAAATCGCTGTTCGACGGGCTGATGGATTACGTGCCCGGCACCACCGAGCTGCGCCCCGGTCTGGCCGAAAGCTACGAGATTTCGCCCGACGGGCTGGTTTACACCTTCAAGCTGCGCGCAGGCGTGAAATTCCACAACGGCCGCGAGATGACGGCAGAAGATGTGAAATACTCGCTCGGTCGCGTGACCGATCCTGCCACGCAATCGCCGGGGGCGGGGTTCTTCGGGTCTATCGCGGGCTTCGATGCGGCGGGGCCTGACGGGCTTTCGGGTGTGGAAGTGACAGGTCCCTTGACGGTCAAGATCACGCTTTCGCGGCCCGATGCCACGTTCCTGCATGTCATGGCGCTGAACTTCGCATCCGTGGTGCCAAAGGAAGCGGTCGACGAGGCAGGGGCCGATTTCGGCAAGAAGCCGGTCGGGACAGGGGCCTACAAGCTGGAAGAATGGACGCTGGGCCAGCGGCTGGTCTTTGCCAAGAACGCCGACTACTGGCGTGCGGGTGTGCCGTTCCTTGACTCGGTCGTGTTCGAGGTCGGGCAAGAGCCTGTCGTGGCGCTGCTGCGCTTGCAGAACGGCGAAGTCGACGTTCCCGGCGACGGCATCCCTCCGGCCAAGTTCCAAGAGGTGATGGGCGATCCGGCGCAGGCCGCGCATGTCGTCGTGGGTGGGCAGTTGCATACCGGCTACATCACGCTGAACGTCAAGATGGCGCCGTTTGACAATCTGGACGTGCGTAAAGCCGTGAACATGGCGATCAACAAGGACCGGATCGTGCAGATCATCAACGGTCGCGCCGTGCCTGCGACCCAGCCGCTGCCGCCCAGCATGCCGGGCTATACCGAAGGCTACGCCGGTTACGCCTATGACGTCGAAGGCGCCAAGAAGTTGCTGGCGGATGCCGGTCTTGCCGACGGGTTCGAGACCGAGATGTATGTGATGAACACCGACCCGAACCCGCGGATCGCGCAGGCGATCCAGCAGGATCTGGCGGCCATCGGGATCAAGGTGAACATCCAGTCGCTGGCCCAAGCCAATGTGATCGAGGCCGGTGGCGCGGGCACGGCACCGATGATCTGGTCGGGTGGCATGGCATGGATTGCCGACTTCCCCGATCCGTCGAACTTTTACGGGCCCATCCTTGGCTGTGCCGGTGCCGGTGACGGTGGCTGGAACTGGTCGAAGTTCTGCGACGAGGCACTGGATGCCAAGGCGACCGAGGCCGACAGCATGGCCGACCCTGCCAAGGTCGAAGAGCGCCTGAAGCTGTGGTCGGACGTTTATACCGGCGTGATGGAGCAGGCACCCTGGGTGCCGGTGTTCAACGAAGAGCGCTACACCATGAAGTCCGACCGCATGGGTGGCGAGGATGCGCTTTACGTCGATCCGGTCTCGATTCCGGTCAACTATGACTACGTCTGGGTCAAACAGTAA
- a CDS encoding transporter substrate-binding protein: MKRRVELGLLYSRSGSYTLISEACRTGALAAIAMVNADPALDVSFVPVERDPEGNVDLYGPLCEEILRDTGARHVIGCVTSWSRKEVIPVLEKHGGTLWYAVPYEGFEASDHVVYTHACPNQHLLPLLDWVLPAHGRRAYLTGSNYIWGWEMNRLAREVISQAGGEVLGERYLPIGSRDVARMIEEIRHARPDFVLNSLIGPSSYEFLAAYRRLGAEDAHFRADRCPVLSCNLTECELPALGEAAEGLVAAGPYFRGAAGWPDAGIGGRFGSSHEAAAFAAVRELARLLHGRAEAGIAGLLAGAASVVDAKTHHTELPVLIAQVRGGAFRVIREQAAVAGDPYLTRGRVAAVPALRVVS; the protein is encoded by the coding sequence ATGAAGCGGCGGGTGGAACTGGGGCTCTTATATTCGCGGTCGGGCAGCTATACGCTGATTTCCGAAGCGTGCCGCACGGGTGCCTTGGCCGCGATTGCCATGGTGAACGCCGACCCTGCGCTGGATGTCAGCTTTGTTCCGGTAGAGCGTGACCCCGAAGGCAATGTCGATCTGTACGGGCCGCTTTGCGAGGAGATCCTGAGGGATACGGGGGCGCGCCATGTGATCGGCTGCGTGACGAGCTGGAGCCGGAAAGAGGTTATCCCCGTGCTGGAAAAGCACGGCGGGACGCTTTGGTATGCGGTGCCTTACGAGGGGTTCGAGGCGTCGGACCATGTGGTTTACACCCATGCCTGCCCGAACCAGCATCTGCTGCCTTTGCTCGACTGGGTGCTGCCCGCGCATGGCAGGCGGGCTTACCTTACGGGGTCGAATTACATCTGGGGCTGGGAGATGAACCGGCTGGCGCGCGAGGTGATTTCGCAGGCCGGGGGCGAGGTGTTGGGCGAGCGGTATCTGCCGATCGGGTCGCGCGATGTGGCGCGGATGATCGAGGAAATCCGCCATGCGCGGCCGGATTTCGTGCTCAATTCGCTGATCGGGCCTTCATCATACGAATTTCTCGCGGCCTATCGGCGGCTGGGTGCGGAGGACGCGCATTTCAGGGCGGATCGCTGCCCCGTGCTGTCGTGCAACCTGACGGAATGCGAATTGCCCGCGCTGGGCGAAGCGGCCGAGGGGTTGGTGGCGGCGGGGCCGTATTTCAGGGGCGCTGCGGGTTGGCCCGATGCCGGTATCGGTGGGCGGTTCGGGTCGTCGCATGAAGCGGCGGCATTCGCGGCGGTGCGGGAATTGGCGCGGCTGCTGCATGGCCGTGCAGAGGCGGGGATTGCAGGCTTGTTGGCGGGGGCGGCTTCGGTGGTGGATGCCAAGACGCATCACACCGAATTGCCCGTGCTGATCGCGCAGGTGCGGGGCGGGGCGTTCCGCGTGATCCGCGAGCAGGCGGCGGTGGCGGGTGACCCGTATCTTACGCGGGGGCGGGTGGCTGCCGTGCCAGCCTTGCGGGTGGTGTCATGA
- a CDS encoding ANTAR domain-containing response regulator: MRRPIRIQNLGGARAVILHRPHPTVQALTRQLTAIGLSVEQVWPELGPSALGADFVFFDADMGHDEQFPWEAGASPMPMVALIGSEAPGRIEWALRAGAHAQLLKPVGDNGAYSALLIARDAFDAQRALSVEIADLRRRLDERLTVVRAVAALAARGKTEDEAYAQLRQMAMAWRVSFEDAAVRVVAGMAGGAGTGGEDDRRNRG, translated from the coding sequence ATGAGACGGCCGATCCGCATCCAGAACCTTGGCGGGGCAAGGGCGGTGATCTTGCATCGCCCGCACCCCACCGTGCAGGCGCTTACGCGGCAGTTGACGGCAATCGGGCTGAGTGTCGAGCAGGTATGGCCGGAACTCGGGCCTTCGGCGCTGGGGGCGGATTTCGTGTTCTTCGATGCCGACATGGGTCATGACGAGCAATTTCCGTGGGAAGCGGGGGCGTCGCCCATGCCGATGGTGGCGTTGATCGGGTCGGAGGCGCCGGGGCGGATCGAATGGGCGCTGCGGGCGGGGGCACATGCACAACTTCTCAAACCCGTGGGGGACAACGGGGCCTATTCGGCGCTGCTGATCGCGCGGGATGCGTTCGACGCGCAAAGGGCGCTGTCGGTCGAGATCGCGGATTTGCGGCGGCGCTTGGACGAGCGGTTGACGGTGGTGCGGGCGGTGGCTGCGCTGGCAGCACGGGGCAAGACCGAGGACGAGGCTTACGCGCAGTTGCGGCAGATGGCGATGGCGTGGCGGGTGAGTTTCGAGGATGCGGCGGTGCGGGTCGTGGCAGGAATGGCGGGTGGTGCAGGAACGGGGGGCGAGGATGACCGACGGAACCGTGGTTGA
- a CDS encoding ABC transporter ATP-binding protein — MQEMSGAVAAPDAPVLVVDQLCVAVRTEGGMKPLVRDLSFSLRRGETLAIAGESGSGKSITSLAIMGLLPPPAVRVTGGAVRLGGVELTALPESRMRSLRGDRIAMIFQEPMTSLNPVLTVGAQLVEAIRAHEAVGRAEARARALEALRAVRLSQPERRLEQYPHELSGGMRQRVMIAMALALRPEVLIADEPTTALDVTVQREVLDLLRDLQRDLGTAIILITHDMGVVAEMADRVIVMKDGAQVETAATADLFARPQAQYTRDLLAAVPRMGAGAVRAPVTGDVVASLRDVVVRFPLKGGLLGRVTQNVHAVEHVSLEVRRGETFALVGESGCGKSTIAKAIVGLVPHQGRIEVGGQALEGLDTAGQKALRRKVQMVFQDPMAALDPRMTVGDLIAEPLVIHGVGTRTEQRAAAAELMARVGLGADGLDRYPHEFSGGQRQRICIARALALKPELIIADESVSALDVSVQARVLELLRALQAEFGIAFLFISHDMAVVENISDRVAVMYLGQIVETGTRAQVFGNPQHAYTRRLIEAVPVPDPAHVRAAGVRLAGEVPSPVHDVGRGPVRVTLVDVGGGHLVAREG; from the coding sequence ATGCAAGAAATGTCCGGGGCTGTGGCGGCCCCGGATGCCCCCGTGTTGGTGGTGGATCAGCTTTGCGTCGCGGTCCGGACCGAAGGCGGGATGAAGCCCTTGGTGCGGGATTTGTCGTTTTCGCTGCGGCGGGGCGAGACGCTGGCGATTGCGGGGGAGAGCGGGTCAGGCAAGTCGATCACCTCGCTTGCCATCATGGGGCTGTTGCCGCCGCCTGCGGTGCGGGTGACGGGGGGCGCGGTGCGTCTGGGCGGGGTGGAGTTGACCGCGCTGCCCGAAAGCCGGATGCGGAGTTTGCGCGGTGACCGGATCGCGATGATCTTTCAGGAGCCGATGACGAGTTTGAACCCCGTGCTGACGGTCGGGGCGCAACTGGTCGAGGCGATACGGGCGCATGAGGCGGTGGGGCGTGCCGAGGCACGGGCGCGGGCGCTGGAGGCTTTGCGGGCGGTGCGGCTGTCGCAGCCCGAGCGGCGGCTTGAACAGTATCCGCATGAATTGTCGGGGGGCATGCGGCAGCGGGTGATGATCGCCATGGCGCTGGCCTTGCGGCCCGAGGTGCTGATTGCGGATGAACCCACGACTGCGCTGGATGTGACGGTGCAGCGCGAGGTTTTGGACCTGCTGCGCGATTTGCAGCGCGATCTGGGGACGGCGATCATCCTGATTACCCACGATATGGGCGTGGTCGCCGAAATGGCCGACCGTGTGATCGTGATGAAGGACGGTGCTCAGGTCGAGACGGCGGCGACGGCTGATCTGTTCGCGCGGCCACAGGCGCAATACACGCGCGATTTGCTGGCGGCAGTGCCGAGGATGGGCGCGGGGGCTGTGCGTGCGCCCGTGACGGGCGATGTGGTGGCATCGCTTCGCGATGTGGTGGTGCGCTTTCCGCTCAAGGGCGGGCTGCTGGGGCGGGTGACGCAGAATGTGCATGCGGTCGAGCATGTATCGCTTGAGGTCCGGCGCGGCGAGACATTCGCGCTGGTGGGCGAATCCGGCTGCGGGAAATCGACGATTGCCAAGGCGATTGTGGGATTAGTGCCGCATCAGGGGCGCATCGAGGTGGGCGGGCAGGCGCTTGAGGGCCTTGATACGGCAGGGCAGAAGGCGCTGCGCCGCAAGGTGCAGATGGTGTTCCAAGACCCTATGGCAGCACTCGATCCGCGGATGACAGTGGGCGATCTGATCGCCGAGCCGTTGGTGATTCACGGGGTCGGGACACGCACCGAACAGCGGGCGGCGGCGGCCGAGTTGATGGCGCGGGTGGGGCTTGGGGCCGATGGGTTGGACCGCTATCCGCATGAATTTTCCGGCGGGCAGCGGCAGCGGATCTGCATTGCGCGGGCGCTGGCCTTGAAGCCTGAATTGATCATTGCCGATGAAAGCGTGTCGGCCTTGGATGTTTCGGTGCAGGCGCGGGTGCTTGAATTGCTGCGCGCCTTGCAGGCCGAATTCGGCATCGCTTTCCTGTTCATCAGCCATGACATGGCGGTGGTCGAGAATATCTCGGACCGTGTGGCGGTGATGTATCTGGGGCAGATCGTCGAGACGGGGACGCGGGCACAGGTGTTCGGCAACCCGCAGCACGCCTATACGCGGCGGCTGATCGAGGCGGTGCCGGTGCCTGATCCTGCCCATGTGCGGGCGGCGGGGGTGCGGCTGGCGGGCGAGGTGCCCTCGCCGGTGCATGACGTGGGGCGCGGGCCGGTTCGGGTGACGCTGGTCGATGTGGGCGGCGGGCATCTGGTGGCGCGCGAGGGGTAG